A window of the Actinomycetota bacterium genome harbors these coding sequences:
- a CDS encoding DEDD exonuclease domain-containing protein has protein sequence MERTHVRGGLTPTRQGRIDDLLAPLHEVTFCAVDLETTGASPKTCEIVEIGAVKSRGGEPMGTFSTLVRPAGDLPVQIQLLTGISPGVLAGAEPLPAVLPAFLEFLGGAVFVAHNARFDWGFITRACAVLDYPVPEVTVIDTARLARRLLRTDVRNVRLQTLAAHFRTTHQPVHRAFPDAAACLEVLWGLIERASAYGVFSLAELVELQKVRSHPHAEKVRLARDLPRTRGVYTFRNAQGEPIYVGKAADLRARVRSYFTSDERKRMGDLRAEVASVDVIGCATEVETDALEARLIERWAPRYNRQGVRRRPPAYLKLTTERHPRFSVTTSVRDDGALYVGPFATRARAQAAGVTLAGLFGVRTCTMRITAATATDPCPLYRLGSCHGPCTGRAPDADAHTEAVERMRRDMGAGLAAAREALALKLGRLASQGRFEEACGHRDAFADLVRTVDRARVLAAIAGAGLVRLEAPDGPVVLRDGRLATDSPVPPRIGGPEGPLALSVEGLPERAAVASWMSRTPAVRFVGAERPLAVPWPRPAPPQRIELAVDNPLDKGLTTAGGC, from the coding sequence ATGGAACGAACGCACGTTCGTGGAGGTCTCACGCCAACGAGGCAGGGGCGGATCGACGACCTGCTCGCCCCCCTGCACGAGGTGACGTTCTGCGCCGTTGACCTGGAGACCACGGGCGCGAGCCCGAAGACCTGCGAGATCGTCGAGATCGGCGCGGTGAAGTCCCGGGGTGGCGAGCCGATGGGCACCTTCTCCACCCTCGTGCGTCCGGCCGGCGACCTCCCGGTCCAGATCCAGCTCCTCACCGGGATCTCACCCGGGGTGCTCGCTGGAGCCGAGCCGCTGCCGGCCGTCCTGCCCGCCTTCCTCGAGTTCTTGGGCGGCGCCGTCTTCGTCGCGCACAACGCCCGCTTCGACTGGGGGTTCATCACGCGCGCGTGCGCCGTGCTCGACTACCCGGTGCCAGAGGTGACGGTGATCGACACCGCCCGGCTGGCCCGCCGCCTGCTGCGCACGGATGTCCGGAACGTGAGGCTCCAGACGCTGGCCGCGCACTTCCGGACCACCCACCAGCCCGTGCACCGGGCGTTCCCCGACGCGGCCGCCTGCCTCGAGGTCCTGTGGGGGCTGATCGAGCGAGCATCGGCCTACGGCGTGTTCTCGCTCGCCGAACTCGTGGAGCTCCAGAAGGTGCGCTCGCACCCTCATGCCGAGAAGGTGCGCCTGGCCCGGGACCTGCCCCGGACGCGCGGCGTGTACACGTTCCGCAACGCGCAGGGAGAGCCGATATACGTGGGGAAGGCGGCCGACCTGAGGGCACGGGTCCGTTCCTACTTCACCTCCGACGAACGCAAGCGGATGGGCGACCTCAGGGCGGAGGTGGCCTCCGTGGACGTGATCGGGTGCGCCACCGAGGTGGAGACCGACGCGCTGGAGGCCCGCCTGATCGAGAGGTGGGCGCCCCGGTACAACCGGCAAGGGGTCCGTCGCCGGCCTCCCGCCTACCTGAAGCTCACGACCGAGAGGCACCCTCGCTTCTCGGTCACCACGTCCGTGCGCGACGACGGCGCGCTCTACGTCGGACCGTTCGCCACCCGCGCCCGCGCGCAGGCGGCCGGGGTCACCCTGGCCGGGCTGTTCGGGGTCCGCACCTGCACCATGCGCATCACGGCGGCGACCGCAACCGATCCGTGCCCCCTGTACAGGCTCGGGTCCTGCCACGGGCCGTGCACGGGACGGGCTCCCGATGCCGATGCACACACGGAGGCCGTGGAACGCATGCGGCGCGACATGGGAGCCGGACTGGCCGCCGCCCGGGAGGCGCTCGCCCTGAAGCTGGGACGGCTCGCCTCCCAGGGCCGGTTCGAAGAAGCCTGCGGACACCGCGACGCGTTCGCGGACCTGGTCCGGACGGTGGACCGCGCCCGCGTCCTGGCCGCGATCGCGGGGGCCGGGCTCGTCCGGCTGGAGGCTCCCGACGGGCCCGTCGTCCTGCGAGACGGACGCCTGGCCACCGATAGCCCCGTCCCCCCTCGCATCGGGGGCCCGGAAGGGCCGCTCGCCCTTAGCGTCGAAGGACTACCGGAGAGGGCCGCGGTCGCGTCCTGGATGAGCAGGACCCCAGCCGTGCGCTTCGTCGGCGCGGAGCGGCCCCTGGCGGTGCCATGGCCCCGTCCGGCTCCCCCCCAGCGCATCGAGCTCGCGGTTGACAACCCCCTTGACAAGGGCTTGACAACCGCGGGCGGATGTTGA